AGTACTCCTAGGACCAGCACGATCACACAGGACAGAGAAGCGACCTGCAGGGATAGCTGTACCGGAGGCCAAAATTCCGCCCAATTCACAGCAGTCAACAACTATTCCGCCTTACGGAAGCCGTACTTTTCCATCACCTGGAGCGCAGACTCGGTTTGCAAATAATCGTAGAATTGACGTGCATCCTCCTCATGACTTGTGGCAGCTACCAAACCGAGCGGATAGGTAATCGGAGAATGAAGCTTGGAGTCCACTGTTAACGCAATGCTTGTATCCTTCGTGGAAAGTGCATCCGTCTTGTATACGAAGCCCGCATCCGCGTTACCTGTTGCTACGTACTGCAGCACCTGTCGCACATCCTTGGCTTGTACCAGCTTCGGCTCCAATTCACTCCACAGCTTTTGATTCGTTAACGCTTCCTGTGCATATTTCCCCGCAGGCACACTGTCAGGAATGCCAATCGCGACTGTCTTGATGTCTTGTCCCTTCAGGTCATCCAGTTTCTTGAGCGCCACTCCATCCTTAGCAGGAACGACTAATACCAGATCATTCGCGAGCAACGTGCTGCTCTTCTTGACAAGGGCTTTTCCCTCAAGCGCCTTCATGCTGGAGGTAGAGGCAGAGATAAAGACGTCTGCGGGCGCTCCTTGCTCAATCTGACGCTGAAGTGCACCGGAGGCGCCGAAGTTAAAGTTCAGCTTCACATTCGGGTGCTCCCGCTCATATCCGGTCTTAATCTCATTCAGGGCGTCC
The Paenibacillus peoriae DNA segment above includes these coding regions:
- the modA gene encoding molybdate ABC transporter substrate-binding protein — encoded protein: MRRIKSTIGSLVAIWALVVLVACGSQSAAPAAPVEPAATAAQTTTENTAGTKAPDQQQVELTISAAASLTDALNEIKTGYEREHPNVKLNFNFGASGALQRQIEQGAPADVFISASTSSMKALEGKALVKKSSTLLANDLVLVVPAKDGVALKKLDDLKGQDIKTVAIGIPDSVPAGKYAQEALTNQKLWSELEPKLVQAKDVRQVLQYVATGNADAGFVYKTDALSTKDTSIALTVDSKLHSPITYPLGLVAATSHEEDARQFYDYLQTESALQVMEKYGFRKAE